The following proteins are co-located in the Spinactinospora alkalitolerans genome:
- a CDS encoding SCP2 sterol-binding domain-containing protein — protein MASVEECRAAIAKVSDRIMEVDEDRRRKHIVDRTVSVTASDLDTVFDMRLAMQGLVDVTERRAGDPAERAQVRLTASSDTLVDLAEDRLDFAKALLSGRVKLDASFGDMMRLRKLL, from the coding sequence ATGGCCAGCGTTGAGGAATGCCGTGCGGCGATCGCCAAGGTGTCCGACCGGATCATGGAGGTCGACGAGGACCGTCGGCGCAAGCACATCGTGGACCGCACGGTCAGCGTCACGGCCAGTGACCTGGACACCGTGTTCGACATGCGCCTGGCCATGCAGGGCCTGGTCGACGTCACCGAGCGCCGCGCCGGGGACCCCGCCGAGCGGGCCCAGGTCCGCCTCACCGCCTCCAGCGACACCCTGGTCGACCTCGCCGAGGACCGGCTGGACTTCGCCAAGGCGCTGCTTTCAGGCCGGGTGAAGCTCGACGCGAGCTTCGGGGACATGATGCGGCTGCGCAAGCTGCTGTGA
- a CDS encoding TlyA family RNA methyltransferase, translating to MAKRSRLDAELVRRGHARSRGHAAELIEAGRVRVGGTVAAKAATQVGTDEAIVVAAAEEGPAYVSRGAHKLIGALDAFGIDPAGRRCLDAGASTGGFTDVLLRRGAAHVTAVDVGYGQLAWSLRSDERVSVRERRNVRDLVPEEVGEPLPDLVVGDLSFISLTLVLPALVRCARPEADFAMMVKPQFEVGKEHVGAGGVVREPELRADAVRTVAAHAATLGLGAEDVAASPLPGPSGNVEYFLWLRAGAQPLQEERLRRAIEDGPQ from the coding sequence ATGGCCAAACGCAGCCGGCTGGACGCCGAACTCGTCCGGCGCGGCCACGCCCGTTCCCGCGGGCACGCCGCCGAACTCATCGAGGCCGGGCGGGTCCGCGTCGGCGGCACCGTCGCGGCCAAGGCCGCCACCCAGGTCGGCACCGACGAGGCGATCGTGGTGGCCGCGGCCGAGGAAGGGCCGGCCTATGTCTCGCGCGGCGCCCACAAGCTGATCGGTGCGCTGGACGCGTTCGGGATCGACCCCGCGGGCCGCCGCTGCCTGGACGCCGGCGCCTCCACCGGTGGCTTCACCGATGTCCTGCTGCGCCGCGGCGCGGCGCACGTGACAGCGGTCGACGTGGGGTACGGCCAGCTGGCGTGGTCGCTGCGCAGCGACGAGCGGGTGAGCGTCCGGGAGCGCCGCAACGTCCGGGACCTCGTGCCCGAGGAGGTCGGCGAGCCGCTGCCCGACCTCGTGGTCGGCGACCTCTCCTTCATCTCCCTGACGCTGGTGCTGCCCGCGCTGGTGCGCTGCGCCCGGCCCGAGGCCGACTTCGCGATGATGGTCAAGCCCCAGTTCGAGGTGGGCAAGGAGCACGTGGGCGCCGGAGGCGTGGTGCGCGAGCCCGAACTGCGCGCCGACGCGGTGCGCACCGTCGCCGCGCACGCGGCCACCCTCGGGTTGGGCGCCGAGGACGTGGCGGCCAGCCCGCTGCCCGGCCCCTCGGGAAACGTCGAGTACTTCCTGTGGCTGCGCGCCGGCGCGCAGCCGCTGCAGGAGGAGCGGCTGCGCCGCGCGATCGAGGACGGGCCGCAGTGA